The Streptomyces sp. NBC_00659 genomic interval TCCGGCCGCGACCTCGCCGAACTGGTCGACCGCGCGGTCCGTGAACCGGGTGCCGAGCCGGAGACGCACGAGGTGCTGGGCGCACGAGTGGTGCACCGCGCGTCGAGCTGAGAGAGGCTGGTGCCGCAGCAGGCGCGTTCGCCGTCTCGTGACACCGAGCCTGTTCGCCCGGGCCCGTGCGTGACGGGGCCGGTCCCCGCGCCGGAGCCCGGCCCCGGCGGCATCGGACACCGGAGGCGCGTCATGCGGACCACGGTCGGCGTCATCGGCGCGGGCCCGGCGGGACTTCTGCTGGCCCGGCTGCTGCACCGGACGGGGATCGACTGTGTCGTCCTGGAGAGCAGGACGCGCGCGTACGTCGAGCGGCGCCAGCGGGCCGGCATGCTGGAGCAGGGCACGGTCGACGCCCTGCGCGCGTGCGGGGCGGGCGGGCGGCTGGACGCCGAGGGTCTGGTCCACCACGGGATCGAGCTGCGCTTCGAGGGCGAGCGTCATCACATCGACTTCCCCGGGCTCACGGGCGGCCGGACCGTCACGATCTACGCCCAGACGGAGATCGTGAAGGATCTTGTCGCTCTCCAACTCGCTGACGGGCCACCCCTGTTGTTCGAGGCGGAGGTGCTCGCCGTGGAGGGGCCGGAGAGCGCCTCGCCCGTCGTGCGGTTCGTGCGGGAGGGGCGCGAGCGGACCCTGCGCTGCGACTGGGTGGTGGGCTGCGACGGCGGCCACGGCGTCGCGCGCGCCGCGTTCCCGGCCGGTACGGGCCGTACGTACGCGCACGACTACCCGTACTCCTGGCTCGGCATCCTCGCCGATGTGCCGCCCTCCTGCGAGGAGTTGGTCTACGCCCGGGGCGCCACCGGCTTCGCCCTGCACAGCATGCGCTCCCCGTCGGTGTCCCGGCTGTACCTCCAGGTACCGAACGGGACCGACGCCGACGACTGGCCCGACGAGCGCGTCTGGGACGAACTGGCCGCGCGCTTCGCGGTCGAGGGGGACTGGCGGCTCGAACGCGGTCCCGTCACCGCCAAGTCGGTCACTCCCATGCGCAGTTGGGTCCACGAGCCGATGCGCCACGGACGGCTGTTCCTGGCCGGGGACGCCGCCCACATCGTGCCGCCGACCGGCGCCAAGGGGCTCAACCTCGCGGTGGCGGACGTACGGGTCCTGGCGCGCGCGTTCGCCGCGCTGCACCGCACGGGATCGACGGAACTCCTGGACCGGTACTCGCGGATGGCCCTCGAACGTGTGTGGCAGGCCACGCGCTTCTCGTACGACATGACTACGATGTTGCATGCTCAACCAAATGGGGACGCCTTCGACGACCGGATGCAGCTCGCGCGACTGCGCCGGATCACGGCATCCCGTTCAGCCGCCGCCGAACTGGCCGCGAACTACACGGGACTTCCGCTCGGCCCCCGGCCGCAGGAGTCCGCCGAGTCCCGCTGGTGATCAGTGAACGATCGGAGAGCCGACATGCCACTGCTCGACCCCACGACCTGGCAGTCCCGCCCGCTCTCGGGCGATGAGCACACCGTCACCGAACCCGCCACCGGCGAGAGCCTCGCCGCCGTCACGCTCGCCGGCGCCGAGGACGTCGCGACCGCCGCGCGGACCGCCCGCGCCGCCCAGACCGAGTGGGCCAAGGCCCCGCACTTCGTCCGCGCCGCCGTACTGCGCCGTGCGGGCGACCTCTTCGCGGCGCACGCCGACGAGCTGCGCGACTGGATCGTGCGGGAGTCCGGCTCCATCCCGGGCAAGGCGGACTTCGAGCTGCACGTCGCCGCCCAGGAGTGCTACGAGGCGGCCGCACTCGCCTCGCGCCCGACGGGCCAGATCCTGCCCTCGGAGGCGCCGCGCCTGTCGTACACGCGCCGCGTCCCGGCCGGCGTCGTGGGCGTGATCGCGCCCTTCAACGCACCGCTGATCCTCTCGATCCGCTCGGTGGCTCCGGCGCTCGCGCTCGGCAACGGCGTCGTCCTGAAGCCGGACCCGCGCACGGCCGTGTGCGGCGGCCTCGCGCTCGGAGCCGTCTTCGCCGAGGCGGGACTGCCGGACGGGCTGCTCCAGGTCCTTCCCGGCGGCCCCGAGACCGGCCGCGCCCTGGTCGCCGACCCCCTGGTCCCGGTCATCTCCTTCACCGGCTCGACCGCCGCGGGACGCGCGGTCGGTGAGGCGGCGGGACGTCATCTCAAGCGCGCGCACCTGGAGTTGGGCGGGAACTCCGCCCTGGTCGTCCTGGCGGACGCCGACATCGAGGCGGTCATCTCCACGGCGGCCTGGGGCTCGTTCTTCCACCAGGGCCAGATCTGCATGACGACCGGCCGCCACCTGGTCCACGCCTCGCTCTACGAGGAGTACGTCGAACGGCTCGCCGCGAAGGCCGACTCGCTGGCCGTCGGCGACCCGCACCGCGAACAGGTCCACCTCGGACCGATCATCGACGACGCCCAACTCACCAAGATCCACGGGCTGGTGGAGTCCAGCACGGCCAACGGCGCGAAGCTCGCGGCGGGCGGCACGTACGACCGGCTCTTCTACCGGCCCACCGTGCTCGCCGGAGTCGACGACACGACCCCGGCGTACGCGGAGGAGGTCTTCGGCCCGGTCGCGCCGGTCCGCTCCTTCACCACCCTCGACGAGGCGGCGGCCCTGGCCTCCGCCGGACCGTACGGCCTCTCCCTGGGCATCGTCACCCGGGACACCGCACGCGGCCTGGACCTCGCCGAGCGCATCCCGACGGGCATCGCCCACATCAACGACCAGACCGTCAACGACGAGGCCGTCGCGCCCTTCGGCGGAACCGCCGCGTCCGGCACCGGCGCCCGCTTCGGCGGCGAGGCCAACCTGGACGCCTTCACCGACCTGCGATGGACGACGGTGCGCGGGGACGTGGCGGGATATCCCTTCTAGGGCTGCGGGAGCTGCGGCGGCCGAGGGCAGCGGCCGGGCGCGCGCACCTGCTCCCCGGACCGTCGCACCCGGTCCCCGGCCCGCCGGGGGCCTGCCTACTCGGTGTCCCCGGCAGGCCCGGCGTTCTCGGCCTGCCCGGCCTGTTGGGCCGCGACCGACTTTCGTACCTCGTCCATGTCCAGCTTCCGGGCCTGCCCGATGACGTCGTCCAGAGCGGCGGCGGGCAGTGCCCCGGGCTGGGCGAAGATCGCGACCTGGTCCCGCACGATCATCAGGGTCGGAATCGACTGGATGTCGAAGGCGGCGGCCAGCTCAGGCTGCGCCTCCGTGTCGACCTTGGCGAAGACCAGGTCGGGGTTGGCCTCGGCGGCCTTCTCGTAGACCGGGGCGAACTGACGGCACGGCCCGCACCAGGACGCCCAGAAGTCGATCAGGACGAACTCGTTGTCCGTGACCGTCTGGTCGAAGTTCTCCTTGGTGAGCTCAACGGTGCTGCTCATTCCATTTCCCTCTTCCTCACGTCCGGGTCATGCCGGTCAGCACAACGCAACCCACCAGGGGCCTATTCCGGGCCCGTACCCGTGTGGCCACGGCGCACACCAGCAACCAGACTGGCCCCATGACGGAAACGGAATCCATCGCGTACGACGTCGTGGTGCTCGGTGCCGGACCCGTGGGGGAGAACGTCGCCGACCGCGCACGCGCCGCCGGCCTCTCCACCGCGGTCGTGGAGAGCGAACTGGTCGGCGGCGAGTGCTCGTACTGGGCGTGCATGCCCAGCAAGGCTCTCCTGCGCCCGGTGATCGCCCGCGCCGACGCCCGCCGCGTACCCGGCCTCGCCGCCGCCGTACAAGGCCCCCTCGACGCCTCCGCGGTGCTCGCCCACCGCGACTGGTTCACCTCCGACTGGAAGGACGACGGCCAGCTCTCCTGGCTGGACGGCATCGGAGCCGACTTCCACCGCGGACACGGCCGGCTCGCCGGACCGCGCACCGTGACGGTCGACGGACCCGACGGCGAACGGCGCCTGCTGACCGCCCGCCACGCGGTCGCGGTCTGCACCGGCACCCGCGCCCAGCTCCCCGACCTGCCGGGCCTCGCCCAGGTCAAACCATGGACGAGCCGCGAGGCCACCAGCGCGCACACCGTGCCCGGACGGCTGATCGTGGTGGGCGGCGGTGTCGTCGCCGCCGAGATGGCCACGGCCTGGCAGGCGCTCGGCTCCCAGGTCACCCTCCTGGTGCGCGGCAAGGGCCTGCTGCCCCGCATGGAGCCCTTCGCCGGGGAACTGGTCGCCGAGGCACTGACCGAGGCGGGCGCGGACGTGCGCACCGGTACCTCGGTGACCGCCGTCTCGCGCGAGGGCTCGACGGTGGTCGCCCTCACGGACACCGGCGACCGTATCGAGGCCGACGAGATCCTCTTCGCGACCGGCCGCGCGCCCCGCACCGACGACATCGGCCTCGACACCGTCGGCCTGGAGCCGGGCAAGTGGATCGAGGTCGACGACAGTCTCCGGGTCATCGGCAGCGCATGGCTGTACGCGGTCGGTGACGTCAACCACCGCGCGCTGCTCACCCATCAGGGCAAGTACCAGGCCCGGATCGCCGGTGCCGCCATCGCCGCCCGTGCCGCGGGAGTGCCTCTGCTGGAGACGGACCCCTGGGGCGCGCACTCCGCCACCGCCGACCACGCGTCCGTCCCGCAGTGCGTCTTCACCGACCCGGAGGCCGCGGCCGTGGGCCTCTCCCTGGCCGAGGCGGAGCAGGCCGGTCACCGGGTCCGGGCCGTGGACGTCGACATGGCTTCGGTGGCCGGCGCCGGACTGTACGCGGACGGCTACCGGGGCAAGGCCCGCATGGTCGTCGACCTCGACCGCGAGATCGTCCTCGGTCTCACCCTGGTCGGCCCTGGCGTCGGCGAGCTCATCCACTCCGCGACCATCGCCGTCGTCGGCCAGGTCCCGGTCGAGCGCCTGTGGCACGCCGTCCCGTCCTACCCGACGGTCAGCGAGGTCTGGCTGAGGCTCCTGGAGGCGTACCGGGACGCGTGAGCCGGGCCTGGCACACAGGCGGCCGCGCCGTGCGGCGTGCCGCCTGTGTGCCGTCGTACGGCCGGCGCGTCAGGCCAGGGACACCAGTTCCCGGTACTCCTCGCTCCACAGGTCCTCGTTCGCGTCCGGGAGCAGCAGCACCCGGTCCGGGCGCAGGGCGTCGACGGCTCCCTCGTCGTGGGTGACCATGACGAGCGCGCCCGGACAGGTGGCCACCGCCGCCAGGACCTCGGCGCGGGAGGCGGGGTCCAGGTTGTTGGTGGGTTCGTCCAGGAGGAGCACGTTCGCGCCCGAGTGGACGAGCCCCGCCAGGGCGAGCCTGGTCTTCTCTCCGCCGGAGAGGACGCCGACCCGTTTGCCGGCGTCGTCGCCCGTGAACAGGAACGAGCCGAGCACCCCTCGTACCTCCCCGTCGCCGAGGTGCGGCGCGGCGGTGGCGAGATGGTCCCGGACCGTTCCGGCGGGGTCCAGCGTGTCGTGCTCCTGCGCGAAGTAGCCGAGACGCAGCCCGTGTCCGCGCACGACCCGCCCGCTGTCCGGGCTCTCGTGCCCGGCGAGCAGCCGCAGCAGCGTCGTCTTGCCCGAGCCGTTCGGGCCGAGGATCACCAGCCGGCTGCCCCGGTCGACGGCGAGGTCGACGCCGCCGAGGACGCGCAGATCGCCGTACGACTTGGTCAGCGCGACCGCCCCGAGCGGCACGCGTCCGCACGGGGCCGGTTCGGGCAGCCGGATCCTGGCGACCTTCTCCGCCCGCCGGACCGGTTCCAGTCCTGCGAGCAGGCGGTCGGCGCGGCGGTCCATGTTCCTGGCGGCCACGGCCGTCGCCACATGCGCGCGCATCTTGTCGGCCTGCGCGTGCAGCGCCGCCGCCTTGCGTTCGGCGTTGGCGCGCTCCCGGGACCGGCGTCGCTCGTCGGCGTCGCGCCGGGTGAGGTAGGCCGCCCAGCCGGTGTTGTGGACGTCGAGCGTGGCGCGGTGCGGGTCCAGGTGGAAGACGCGGTTGACCACGTCGGCCAGCAGGGAGGTGTCGTGACTGATGAGAACGAGCCCTGCCTGACGGCTTGCCAGGAACCCGCGGAGCCAGGCGATCGAGTCCGCGTCCAGGTGGTTCGTCGGCTCGTCGAGGAGCAGGGTGCCGTCGTCCGCGAACAGGATGCGGGCGAGCTCGACCCGTCGTCGCTGCCCGCCGGACAGGGTGCCGATGCACTGGTCCATCACCCGGGCCGGCAGACCGAGTCCGGCGGCGACCCGGGCCGCCTCGGCCTCGGCCGCGTACCCGCCGCGCGCCTGGAACTCGGCCTCGGCGCGCGCGTAGGCGTTCATCGCACGGTCGGATCCGTCGGCCATCGCGGTCTCTGCCGCCCGCAGGGCCCGTACGGCACGGTCGAGGCCCCGGGCCGACAGGATCCGCGCGGTGACCGTGACCGCGGGGTCCGCGGCGGCCGGGTCCTGGGCGAGGTGACCGACCGCCCCGGTACGGGAGACGGAACCGGCGGCGGGACGCCGCAGCCCCGCGAGGGTGCTCAGAAGGGTGGTCTTGCCGGAGCCGTTACGGCCGACCAGGCCGATGCGGTCGCCGGGGGAGACGGTGAAGGAGATGCCGGAAAGCAGCAGACGCGCGCCGACGCGCACATCGACACCGCGAACGGTGATCATGGGAGAACGCTCCAGAAGTCAATCGGCTCAAGGACACACGGGTGGCGTGGAAGCGGGTCCTGGAGCTAAGAGACGCGGGGCGTAGACATGCCCGCAGGCTAGCCGAGCCGGAGTCGGGGCGCCTGCGATTTTCCGCCGGGAGCCCCGGCGCGGGACCGATGGGCGCGGTGCGGTGCGGTGCGGCGAGCGTCTGCCGGGGGATCCCGGCCGTCGGCTCGGCAGGGCGAAGCGGCGGTCTGATGGTGGTGCCCGAAGCCGGACGTGGAACCGAGGGCTGGGCCCGGACCCCGAGGGCGGGCCGTGATGCCCAGAACCGCAGGGGCCGTGCCGGCATCAGTCCGGCAGGGTGAAGCCCAGAACGTCGGCCGCGCGTTCCGGCGTCGGCTGGGACCAGAGTTCCGCCGCCGCCTGGTTCGAGGACAGCGAGCGCAGCTCCGCGCGGTCGAGGTACAGCATGCCGTCCAAGTGGTCCGTCTCGTGCTGGACGATGCGTGCGGGCCAGCCGCCGAACACCTCGTCGACCGCTCGCCCGTGTTCGTCGAGCGCCGTCAGCCGCACCTCGGTGTGCCGGGCCACCACGGCCTGCCAGCCCGGCACGCTCAGACAGCCCTCGAAGAACGCCACCCGGCCCGGACCGATCCCCTCGTACGAGGGATTGACCAGCACCCGGAACGGCTGCGGCTCCCGCCCCCGGACGAGGCGCACCTCGTCCGAGACCGGCGCCGGGTCCTCGATGACGGCGATCCGCAGCGGCACGCCGACCTGCGGCGCGGCGAGTCCGACACCCGGTGCCGCGTGCATCGTGGCGCGCAGGGCGGCCACGAACCGGGCCAGCAGTGCCGGGTCCAGCTGCCCGTCGAACGGCTCCGTGCCCCGGCGCAGCACGGGGTCACCGGCCGCGACGATCGGCAACGGACCCTCGTGGCCGAGGAGTTCCTCGACCATGTCGCTCAGGGTGATGCGCGGGGCGCTGCGGTCTCGCTCGGATGCCATCACGCCAGGATGCCAAGCCGGACCGGGGCGATCGAGGCGGCACGGGGGGAGCCCAGCGACTTTCCTCGTGTGGCTCCGGTCACGTGCCGGCCCGGCCGCTCGCCCGAGCGCTCGTCCGTCCTCCCGCGCGGCACGCGGAGGGGCCGCGCGGCACGCGGAGGGGAGTGCCGGCCCGGCCGTCCGCCCGCACAGCACGCGGGAAGGCCGGTCACCGAGGCGACCGGCCTTCCCGTGCGGAACCCCGAACCCGCGACCGCCGGGCCGGATCGGATCCGCGCCGGATCCGATCCGGATCAGGCTTGTCCGAAGTCGCCTCCGAGCGCGGACGCGATCCGCAGGTGCGACGCGGCCTCGTCGGGGCGGCCGAGGCGCTGGAGTGTGCGCCCCAGCATCAGCCGGGCGTAGTGCTCGACCGGATCGAGCTCCACGAGGGTGCGCAACTCGGCTTCGGCGCGGCGCAGTTGGGCCGAGTGGTAGTAGGAACGCGCCAGCAGCAGCCGGGGTCCTGTCTGCTCCGGCACCTCCTCGACCAGTCCGTCCAGCACGCGTGCCGCCGCGGAGTAGTCCTTGGCCTCGAAGAACATCCGCGCCCGCTCCCAGCGCTCCGCGGCCGTCCCGTGGTCGTAGTACGTCGTGTCCACCACTGACCTCCTTCGAAGGCCCACAACCGTGGCAGTTGGTTGAATATTCCACGAGCTTGCGGGGGTCCGAGGCGCTTCGAGGTGGCGGCTCCGGGTTGGGGTCCCGGCAGTGGTCCGGGCCGTTACGCGTCGGCGAGTTCCGCGTTGGCCCGCTCCGTCACGAGGGCCAGTACGCGCCCGGCGGTGGCCAGGTCCTCGGCCGGGATCCCGGCGTACACCCGGGCCGCGATCGCGTCGCCCGCGCTGCGGATCGACGCGGACAGTTCCCGGCCGCCGTCCGTCAGGGATACCTGTCCGGGAGCCGGCTCCTCCAGGAGCCCCAGCGCCGTCAGTTCCTCGACGGTCCGCCGGGCCGCCGACTCCTCGATCTTCAGGCCGTCGGTGAGCCGGCCCACGACCCGTGCCCGCTCGACGGACCCGCCGTTGTCGGGCGCGGCGCGCAGGGCCACCGACTGCTCGAAGGTGGTGCCGCTGCGGGCCAGCACCCGCTCCAGGGCGGCCCGGCCCGCGTAGTGGGCGAGGCCGATGACCTGGCCGTTGACAGGGGGAACAGAGGTGGTCATGACTACTCCTCGGGTGAGAACTCTTCGGAGGACGGTGGAGCCACGCCGGAACGCGGCCCGGCTCCGGTGTGCGGATCGAGCGGTACGTCGAGCAGGACGGCCAGCTCGCGGCTGAACGCCCGCGTGCGGTCGCCGCCGAGGCCGCCCAGTGGTTCGAGAAGCTGCTCCAGAAGGCCCTGGACCACGGTGATGGCGTGGAGGGCGATCTCGCGCCCGTCGTCGGTGAGGGTCAGCCGCACCGCCCGGGGGTCCGCCGGATCCCGGGTGCGGTCGAGACGGCCGGCCGTCTCCAGGGCACGGGCCAGCTTCGAGACGTAGAGCGGTTCGAGTCCGGTGTGGTCGGCGAGCTCGCGCTGACTGGGCCGCCGCCCGCCCCGGTTGAGGCTGTACAGCGAGGCGATCAGCGCGTACTGCGCGTGTGTCAGGCCCAGCGGGCCCACCGCCCGGTCCACGGCGACGCGCCACTTCATCGACAGGCGCCAGACGAGGAAACCGGGGGTCGCGTTCTCGGAGGCCGACTTCGCTGTACTCATGCAAGAAACAGTACATGGCTACTATGTTCATGGCTACTATATGTACGGACCTCGTCTTCGGCCCCCGAACGGCCCGGTCGCGGCGTACGGACCCGGGGGCCGGACTCCCGGGGCGCCGCGCCGGTTCTGAGCCAAGTGCCCCTCGATGGACGTATCGATGACCTGACGAGCGGCCACCGACGGGTCTAGGTTGTGGGCCATGAGCAATCTTGATCGGGAGGCGGTTCCCGCCGCCTGCGGCGGCCGCGGGTTCGTGGTGGCCGAGCCGGTGCGCGAACTTCTCAGCCCCCGCCGGGTCAAGCTCGGCGAGTCGACCGAGGTCCGCCGTCTGCTGCCCAATCTGGGCCGGCGCATGGTCGGCGCGTGGTGCTTCGTCGATCACTACGGGCCGGACGACATCGCCGACGAGCCCGGCATGCAGGTCCCGCCGCACCCGCACATGGGCCTGCAGACCGTCAGCTGGCTGCACGAGGGCGAGGTGCTGCACCGCGACTCCACGGGCAGCCTCCAGACGATCCGCCCGCGCGAACTCGGCCTCATGACCTCGGGCCGCGCCATCAGCCATTCCGAGGAGAGCCCCCGCGCGCACTC includes:
- a CDS encoding tetratricopeptide repeat protein → MDTTYYDHGTAAERWERARMFFEAKDYSAAARVLDGLVEEVPEQTGPRLLLARSYYHSAQLRRAEAELRTLVELDPVEHYARLMLGRTLQRLGRPDEAASHLRIASALGGDFGQA
- a CDS encoding benzaldehyde dehydrogenase, which translates into the protein MPLLDPTTWQSRPLSGDEHTVTEPATGESLAAVTLAGAEDVATAARTARAAQTEWAKAPHFVRAAVLRRAGDLFAAHADELRDWIVRESGSIPGKADFELHVAAQECYEAAALASRPTGQILPSEAPRLSYTRRVPAGVVGVIAPFNAPLILSIRSVAPALALGNGVVLKPDPRTAVCGGLALGAVFAEAGLPDGLLQVLPGGPETGRALVADPLVPVISFTGSTAAGRAVGEAAGRHLKRAHLELGGNSALVVLADADIEAVISTAAWGSFFHQGQICMTTGRHLVHASLYEEYVERLAAKADSLAVGDPHREQVHLGPIIDDAQLTKIHGLVESSTANGAKLAAGGTYDRLFYRPTVLAGVDDTTPAYAEEVFGPVAPVRSFTTLDEAAALASAGPYGLSLGIVTRDTARGLDLAERIPTGIAHINDQTVNDEAVAPFGGTAASGTGARFGGEANLDAFTDLRWTTVRGDVAGYPF
- the trxA gene encoding thioredoxin; this encodes MSSTVELTKENFDQTVTDNEFVLIDFWASWCGPCRQFAPVYEKAAEANPDLVFAKVDTEAQPELAAAFDIQSIPTLMIVRDQVAIFAQPGALPAAALDDVIGQARKLDMDEVRKSVAAQQAGQAENAGPAGDTE
- a CDS encoding MarR family winged helix-turn-helix transcriptional regulator, with protein sequence MSTAKSASENATPGFLVWRLSMKWRVAVDRAVGPLGLTHAQYALIASLYSLNRGGRRPSQRELADHTGLEPLYVSKLARALETAGRLDRTRDPADPRAVRLTLTDDGREIALHAITVVQGLLEQLLEPLGGLGGDRTRAFSRELAVLLDVPLDPHTGAGPRSGVAPPSSEEFSPEE
- a CDS encoding ABC-F family ATP-binding cassette domain-containing protein, which produces MITVRGVDVRVGARLLLSGISFTVSPGDRIGLVGRNGSGKTTLLSTLAGLRRPAAGSVSRTGAVGHLAQDPAAADPAVTVTARILSARGLDRAVRALRAAETAMADGSDRAMNAYARAEAEFQARGGYAAEAEAARVAAGLGLPARVMDQCIGTLSGGQRRRVELARILFADDGTLLLDEPTNHLDADSIAWLRGFLASRQAGLVLISHDTSLLADVVNRVFHLDPHRATLDVHNTGWAAYLTRRDADERRRSRERANAERKAAALHAQADKMRAHVATAVAARNMDRRADRLLAGLEPVRRAEKVARIRLPEPAPCGRVPLGAVALTKSYGDLRVLGGVDLAVDRGSRLVILGPNGSGKTTLLRLLAGHESPDSGRVVRGHGLRLGYFAQEHDTLDPAGTVRDHLATAAPHLGDGEVRGVLGSFLFTGDDAGKRVGVLSGGEKTRLALAGLVHSGANVLLLDEPTNNLDPASRAEVLAAVATCPGALVMVTHDEGAVDALRPDRVLLLPDANEDLWSEEYRELVSLA
- a CDS encoding 4-hydroxybenzoate 3-monooxygenase is translated as MRTTVGVIGAGPAGLLLARLLHRTGIDCVVLESRTRAYVERRQRAGMLEQGTVDALRACGAGGRLDAEGLVHHGIELRFEGERHHIDFPGLTGGRTVTIYAQTEIVKDLVALQLADGPPLLFEAEVLAVEGPESASPVVRFVREGRERTLRCDWVVGCDGGHGVARAAFPAGTGRTYAHDYPYSWLGILADVPPSCEELVYARGATGFALHSMRSPSVSRLYLQVPNGTDADDWPDERVWDELAARFAVEGDWRLERGPVTAKSVTPMRSWVHEPMRHGRLFLAGDAAHIVPPTGAKGLNLAVADVRVLARAFAALHRTGSTELLDRYSRMALERVWQATRFSYDMTTMLHAQPNGDAFDDRMQLARLRRITASRSAAAELAANYTGLPLGPRPQESAESRW
- a CDS encoding MarR family transcriptional regulator yields the protein MTTSVPPVNGQVIGLAHYAGRAALERVLARSGTTFEQSVALRAAPDNGGSVERARVVGRLTDGLKIEESAARRTVEELTALGLLEEPAPGQVSLTDGGRELSASIRSAGDAIAARVYAGIPAEDLATAGRVLALVTERANAELADA
- a CDS encoding dihydrolipoyl dehydrogenase family protein, coding for MTETESIAYDVVVLGAGPVGENVADRARAAGLSTAVVESELVGGECSYWACMPSKALLRPVIARADARRVPGLAAAVQGPLDASAVLAHRDWFTSDWKDDGQLSWLDGIGADFHRGHGRLAGPRTVTVDGPDGERRLLTARHAVAVCTGTRAQLPDLPGLAQVKPWTSREATSAHTVPGRLIVVGGGVVAAEMATAWQALGSQVTLLVRGKGLLPRMEPFAGELVAEALTEAGADVRTGTSVTAVSREGSTVVALTDTGDRIEADEILFATGRAPRTDDIGLDTVGLEPGKWIEVDDSLRVIGSAWLYAVGDVNHRALLTHQGKYQARIAGAAIAARAAGVPLLETDPWGAHSATADHASVPQCVFTDPEAAAVGLSLAEAEQAGHRVRAVDVDMASVAGAGLYADGYRGKARMVVDLDREIVLGLTLVGPGVGELIHSATIAVVGQVPVERLWHAVPSYPTVSEVWLRLLEAYRDA
- a CDS encoding peptide deformylase; the protein is MASERDRSAPRITLSDMVEELLGHEGPLPIVAAGDPVLRRGTEPFDGQLDPALLARFVAALRATMHAAPGVGLAAPQVGVPLRIAVIEDPAPVSDEVRLVRGREPQPFRVLVNPSYEGIGPGRVAFFEGCLSVPGWQAVVARHTEVRLTALDEHGRAVDEVFGGWPARIVQHETDHLDGMLYLDRAELRSLSSNQAAAELWSQPTPERAADVLGFTLPD